One stretch of Variovorax sp. TBS-050B DNA includes these proteins:
- a CDS encoding shikimate kinase, translating to MAVALVGLPGAGKSAVGRRLGARLDLPFVDTDHVIEQRIGCSIRDYFEREGETAFRDLEQSVIADLAARPHGILATGGGAVLREANRRQLHEHFHVIYLRSSPEDLFRRLRHDVKRPLLQVADPLGRLRELHDARDPLYRETAHDVVDTGRPSIAMLVNIIVMQLELAGIVTPGAHPEEPAA from the coding sequence GTGGCGGTCGCACTCGTCGGGTTGCCCGGCGCCGGCAAATCCGCAGTGGGCCGGCGCCTCGGCGCACGCCTGGACCTTCCCTTCGTCGACACCGACCACGTGATCGAGCAGCGCATCGGCTGCTCGATCCGCGATTACTTCGAGCGCGAGGGCGAGACCGCCTTCCGCGACCTCGAGCAGTCGGTGATCGCCGACCTGGCCGCGCGGCCGCACGGCATCCTGGCCACCGGCGGCGGTGCGGTCCTGCGCGAGGCCAACCGCAGGCAGCTGCACGAGCACTTCCACGTCATCTACCTGCGTTCCTCGCCCGAAGACCTGTTCCGGCGGCTGCGGCACGACGTCAAGCGGCCCTTGCTGCAGGTGGCGGACCCGCTCGGCCGCCTGCGCGAGCTGCACGACGCGCGCGACCCGCTCTACCGCGAGACGGCGCACGACGTGGTCGACACCGGCCGCCCCTCGATCGCCATGCTGGTGAACATCATCGTGATGCAGCTCGAACTCGCCGGCATCGTCACCCCCGGGGCGCATCCCGAAGAGCCCGCCGCCTGA
- the aroB gene encoding 3-dehydroquinate synthase, which translates to MPFPASSAPPERVDIQLGDRSYPILIGAGLLDDPASYAAVPAAASALIVSNTTVAPLYAQRLRAALAGRFRSVHLLELPDGESHKNLQTLNLIFDELLGQGSDRKTVLFALGGGVVGDMTGFAAASYMRGVPFVQVPTTLLAQVDSSVGGKTAINHPLGKNMIGAFYQPQLVLCDLDTLQTLPPRELSAGLAEVIKYGPIHDMPFLDWIEANIDALVARDPVALAHAVKRSCEIKALVVGQDERETGLRAILNFGHTFGHAIESGLGYGEWLHGEAVGCGMVMAAHLSQRLGGVDAAFVERLTRLIARAGLPTVGPALGADRYIELMRVDKKSEAGEIRFVVIDRPGSAVVRSAPDALVREVLAQCCRAAE; encoded by the coding sequence ATGCCATTCCCCGCATCCTCCGCACCGCCAGAGCGCGTCGACATCCAGCTCGGCGACCGCAGCTATCCGATCCTGATCGGCGCCGGCCTGCTGGACGATCCCGCGAGCTATGCCGCGGTGCCTGCTGCCGCGAGCGCGCTGATCGTGAGCAACACCACGGTGGCGCCGCTCTACGCCCAGCGCCTGCGCGCCGCACTCGCGGGCCGCTTCCGCAGCGTGCACCTGCTCGAACTGCCCGATGGCGAAAGCCACAAGAACTTGCAGACCCTGAACCTGATCTTCGACGAGCTGCTCGGGCAGGGCAGCGACCGCAAGACGGTGCTCTTCGCGCTCGGCGGTGGCGTGGTGGGCGACATGACAGGCTTCGCGGCCGCGAGCTACATGCGCGGCGTGCCCTTCGTGCAGGTGCCGACGACCCTGCTCGCGCAGGTCGATTCGTCGGTGGGCGGCAAGACGGCCATCAACCATCCGCTCGGCAAGAACATGATCGGCGCCTTCTACCAGCCGCAGCTCGTGCTGTGCGACCTGGACACGCTGCAGACGCTGCCGCCGCGCGAACTGAGTGCCGGCCTGGCCGAGGTGATCAAGTACGGGCCGATCCACGACATGCCGTTCCTCGACTGGATCGAAGCGAACATCGATGCGCTGGTGGCGCGCGACCCCGTCGCCCTCGCGCATGCGGTCAAGCGCAGCTGCGAGATCAAGGCGCTGGTGGTCGGTCAGGACGAGCGCGAAACCGGCCTGCGCGCGATCCTGAACTTCGGCCACACCTTCGGCCATGCGATCGAGTCGGGCCTGGGCTACGGCGAATGGCTCCATGGCGAGGCGGTCGGCTGCGGCATGGTCATGGCGGCGCATCTGTCGCAGCGGCTCGGCGGCGTCGACGCCGCCTTCGTTGAGCGGCTCACGCGCCTGATCGCGCGCGCCGGCCTGCCGACCGTCGGCCCGGCCCTGGGTGCCGACAGGTACATCGAACTGATGCGGGTCGACAAGAAGTCCGAGGCGGGCGAGATCCGCTTCGTGGTCATCGACAGGCCGGGCTCGGCCGTGGTCCGCAGCGCGCCCGACGCGCTCGTGCGCGAAGTGCTCGCGCAGTGCTGCCGCGCCGCCGAATGA
- a CDS encoding deoxyguanosinetriphosphate triphosphohydrolase, which produces MNLAAWACHPSRSRGRRHAEPPAPTRDAFQRDRDRIVHSTAFRRLVYKTQVFLNHEGDLFRTRLTHSLEVAQLGRSIARALRLNEDLVEAIALAHDLGHTPFGHAGQDALNACMEGHGGFEHNLQSLRVVDALEHRYPQYDGLNLSFETREGILKHCSRANAERIEAAEPYGVARRFLDRTQPGLEAQLCNLADAIAYNAHDIDDGVRSGLISVEQLAEVALFERYRREALDEYPQLEGRRVLYEAIRRMLSAQVYDVIDATRAAIEAAAPADADAVRRAPPLVRFSDGMQAQSDALKRFLFRNLYRHPQVTQTTDQAQQVVRELFAAYLERDAEMPASYAGRRDRHRAVADYIAGMTDRFAMREHERLTGRRGIG; this is translated from the coding sequence ATGAACCTCGCGGCCTGGGCCTGCCATCCGTCGCGCTCGCGCGGGCGCCGGCATGCCGAGCCGCCCGCGCCCACGCGCGATGCCTTCCAGCGCGACCGCGACCGCATCGTGCATTCCACCGCCTTCCGGCGCCTGGTCTACAAGACCCAGGTATTCCTGAACCACGAAGGCGACCTGTTCCGCACGCGGCTCACGCATTCGCTGGAGGTGGCGCAGCTGGGCCGCTCGATCGCGCGCGCCCTGCGCCTCAACGAGGACCTCGTCGAAGCTATCGCGCTGGCGCACGACCTCGGCCACACGCCCTTCGGCCATGCGGGCCAGGATGCGCTCAACGCCTGCATGGAGGGCCATGGCGGCTTCGAGCACAACCTGCAGAGCCTGCGCGTGGTCGATGCGCTCGAGCACCGCTATCCGCAGTACGACGGGCTGAACCTGAGCTTCGAGACCCGCGAAGGCATCCTCAAGCACTGCTCACGCGCCAATGCCGAACGGATCGAGGCCGCCGAGCCGTACGGCGTGGCGCGGCGCTTCCTCGACCGCACGCAGCCGGGCCTCGAGGCGCAGCTGTGCAACCTCGCCGATGCCATCGCCTACAACGCGCACGACATCGACGACGGCGTGCGCTCCGGGCTCATCAGCGTCGAGCAGCTCGCGGAAGTGGCGCTGTTCGAGCGCTACCGGCGCGAGGCGCTGGACGAATACCCGCAGCTCGAAGGGCGGCGCGTGCTCTACGAAGCGATCCGGCGCATGCTCAGTGCCCAGGTGTACGACGTGATCGACGCCACCCGCGCGGCGATCGAGGCGGCGGCGCCGGCCGATGCCGACGCGGTGCGCCGCGCGCCGCCGCTGGTCCGCTTCAGCGACGGCATGCAGGCGCAGTCGGACGCGCTCAAGCGCTTTCTGTTCCGCAACCTGTACCGGCATCCCCAGGTGACCCAGACCACCGACCAGGCGCAGCAGGTGGTGCGCGAGCTGTTCGCGGCCTACCTCGAACGCGACGCGGAAATGCCTGCCTCCTACGCCGGGCGCCGCGACCGGCACCGCGCCGTCGCCGACTACATCGCCGGCATGACCGACCGCTTCGCGATGCGCGAGCATGAGCGGCTGACCGGCCGCCGGGGCATCGGATGA
- a CDS encoding MFS transporter, which yields MTVGGSSTAAAPARVPAAAFAVVLGGVSAALHLGKLPPAVPALQASMGIDLVQAGFLLSLVQVASMTLGLVVGLAADTIGLRRSMLAGLSILTVASLLGGAVGAGWLGGAFAVQWLLGLRALEGIGFLLAVMPGPGLIRRLTPPGADKAALGVWGAYMPLGVALALLVGPALIGWGGWADWWWTLSAVSAGAAFWLWRIVPADVRRVPAAGVAGGADRGADGWPSRLRLTLAASAPWMIAATFAVYSAQWMAVIGFLPAIYAAAGVPAGFNAVLTALAAATNIVGNLAGGRWLQRGVAPERLLRTGFLAMAFGGIAAFAQVGQGADALGLPPALRYVAVCLFSLGGGMVPATLFLLGVRLAPGASTVSTTVGLVQQASSLGQFLAPPAVAWIAQRAGGWHWTWGATLACSLAGIALARRLGRIRLAAEVA from the coding sequence ATGACCGTTGGCGGCAGCAGCACCGCGGCCGCGCCCGCGCGCGTTCCGGCCGCGGCCTTCGCCGTCGTGCTGGGCGGCGTCAGCGCCGCGCTGCACCTGGGCAAGCTGCCACCGGCCGTGCCCGCGCTGCAGGCCTCGATGGGCATCGACCTCGTCCAGGCCGGCTTCCTGCTGTCGCTCGTGCAGGTGGCGAGCATGACGCTGGGGCTCGTGGTCGGGCTCGCGGCCGACACGATCGGCCTGCGCCGCAGCATGCTGGCGGGGCTGTCGATCCTCACGGTCGCGAGCCTGCTGGGCGGCGCCGTGGGTGCCGGCTGGCTCGGCGGTGCGTTCGCGGTGCAATGGCTGCTGGGCCTGCGCGCGCTCGAAGGCATCGGTTTCCTGCTCGCCGTCATGCCCGGCCCGGGGCTGATCCGCCGGCTGACGCCGCCGGGCGCCGACAAGGCCGCGCTGGGCGTGTGGGGCGCCTACATGCCGCTCGGCGTGGCGCTCGCATTGCTCGTCGGGCCGGCGCTGATCGGCTGGGGCGGATGGGCCGACTGGTGGTGGACGCTGTCGGCCGTCTCGGCCGGCGCCGCGTTCTGGCTCTGGCGCATCGTGCCTGCCGACGTGCGCCGCGTGCCGGCGGCCGGAGTCGCCGGTGGCGCGGACCGCGGGGCCGACGGATGGCCGTCGCGGTTGCGGCTCACCCTCGCGGCCTCCGCGCCATGGATGATCGCCGCGACCTTCGCGGTCTATTCGGCCCAGTGGATGGCGGTGATCGGTTTTCTGCCCGCGATCTATGCCGCGGCCGGCGTGCCGGCGGGCTTCAATGCGGTGCTGACGGCGCTCGCCGCCGCGACGAACATCGTCGGCAACCTGGCCGGCGGCCGCTGGCTGCAGCGCGGCGTCGCACCCGAGCGGCTGCTGCGTACGGGCTTCCTGGCGATGGCGTTCGGCGGCATCGCGGCCTTCGCCCAGGTGGGGCAGGGCGCCGATGCCCTCGGGCTGCCGCCGGCGCTGCGCTATGTCGCCGTGTGCCTGTTCTCTCTCGGTGGTGGCATGGTGCCCGCGACGCTGTTCCTGCTCGGCGTGCGGCTGGCGCCCGGGGCTTCCACCGTCTCCACCACCGTGGGGCTGGTGCAGCAGGCTTCGTCGCTCGGGCAGTTCCTGGCGCCGCCCGCGGTGGCGTGGATCGCACAGCGCGCCGGCGGCTGGCACTGGACCTGGGGCGCCACGCTCGCCTGCTCGCTCGCGGGCATCGCGCTCGCGCGGCGCTTGGGGCGAATACGCCTGGCGGCGGAGGTGGCATGA
- a CDS encoding DUF1415 domain-containing protein, with protein MTGAATIEAMQAEADTRRWLERAVIGLNLCPFAKAVHVKRQIHYAVYLPAGDESLIEMLLAEAHELTARDASVRDTTLLIAPNTLADFLDFNDFTVRAERKLARAGFDGVLQLASFHPHFQFAGSAADDIANATNRAPYPTLHLLREESVGRAVDAFPDAEAIFERNIETLEALGQAGWDALDVGPGSARP; from the coding sequence ATGACGGGCGCGGCGACAATCGAGGCCATGCAAGCCGAAGCCGACACGCGGCGCTGGCTGGAGCGCGCGGTCATCGGGCTCAACCTCTGCCCCTTCGCCAAGGCGGTGCACGTGAAGCGGCAGATCCACTATGCCGTCTACCTGCCGGCCGGCGACGAGTCCCTGATCGAGATGCTCCTGGCCGAGGCCCATGAACTCACCGCGCGCGATGCTTCCGTGCGCGACACCACCTTGCTGATCGCACCCAACACCTTGGCGGATTTTCTGGACTTCAACGACTTCACGGTGCGCGCCGAACGCAAGCTCGCGCGCGCGGGTTTCGACGGCGTGCTGCAGCTCGCGAGCTTCCACCCGCACTTCCAGTTCGCCGGCAGCGCGGCCGACGACATCGCCAATGCCACCAACCGCGCGCCGTATCCCACGCTGCACCTGCTGCGCGAAGAGAGCGTCGGCCGCGCCGTCGATGCCTTCCCCGATGCCGAGGCGATCTTCGAGCGCAACATCGAAACCCTCGAGGCGCTGGGGCAGGCCGGCTGGGATGCGCTCGACGTCGGCCCCGGGAGCGCGCGCCCATGA
- a CDS encoding SAM-dependent methyltransferase produces the protein MSAHAAKAAAKTTRTAARADAELAEVLRPGQSIELLKELHILTREGRLNQDSRRKLKQVYHLFQFIEQLLRELPEAGGDATLADHGAGKSYLGFIIYDLFFRARAGGHVYGIETRAELVEKSRALAARLGFERMSFLNLTVAESATARELPERIDVVTALHACDTATDDAIAFGLAKKARCMVLVPCCQAEVAACLRETKALALSRTPLAELWRHPLHTREIGSQLTNVLRCLYLEANGYSVTVTELVGWEHSMKNELILARHTGHRKAAAAARLRELLSQFGLDALGDTRFRLP, from the coding sequence ATGAGCGCCCACGCAGCCAAGGCCGCGGCGAAGACCACCCGCACGGCCGCCAGGGCCGATGCCGAGCTGGCCGAGGTGCTGCGCCCCGGCCAGTCCATCGAGCTCCTGAAGGAACTGCACATCCTCACGCGCGAAGGACGGCTCAACCAGGACTCGCGCCGCAAGCTCAAGCAGGTCTACCACCTGTTCCAGTTCATCGAACAGCTGCTGCGCGAGCTGCCCGAGGCGGGTGGCGACGCCACCCTGGCCGACCACGGCGCGGGCAAGTCGTACCTGGGTTTCATCATCTATGACCTGTTCTTCCGCGCGCGCGCCGGCGGCCATGTCTACGGCATCGAGACGCGCGCCGAATTGGTCGAGAAATCGCGCGCCCTGGCCGCGCGGCTCGGTTTCGAGCGGATGTCGTTCCTCAACCTCACGGTGGCCGAATCCGCCACCGCGCGCGAGCTGCCCGAGCGCATCGACGTGGTCACCGCGCTGCACGCCTGCGACACCGCCACCGACGATGCGATCGCCTTCGGCCTCGCGAAGAAGGCGCGCTGCATGGTGCTCGTCCCCTGCTGCCAGGCCGAAGTGGCCGCCTGCCTGCGCGAGACCAAGGCGCTGGCGCTGTCGCGCACCCCGCTCGCCGAGCTCTGGCGCCATCCGCTGCACACGCGCGAGATCGGCAGCCAGCTCACCAACGTGCTGCGCTGCCTGTACCTCGAGGCCAACGGCTACAGCGTGACGGTGACCGAACTCGTCGGCTGGGAGCACAGCATGAAGAACGAGCTGATCCTGGCCCGCCACACCGGCCACCGCAAGGCGGCGGCGGCCGCGCGGCTGCGCGAGCTGCTGTCGCAGTTCGGGCTCGACGCGCTGGGCGACACGCGCTTCCGCCTGCCCTGA
- a CDS encoding transposase, with protein sequence MARLPRLTLAGMPHHVIQRGNNRQPIFVDRADHERLLALMAEAAARFGVAVHAYVLMDNHFHLLATPGTDTGLPQFMQSVGRSYVRYFNDRHGRSGTLWEGRYRSTLIQTDRYLLTCMAYIDLNPVRAGMVPDARDFPWSSHAHYAGLRHDKLLTPHPLYWELGNTPFAREAAYVELVRAGVRAADQGTLTDATLRGWAAGDADFLASLQKSTERRVSKTKAGRPPSTPAP encoded by the coding sequence ATGGCCCGTCTGCCCCGCCTCACGCTCGCCGGCATGCCGCACCACGTGATCCAGCGCGGCAACAACCGCCAGCCGATCTTCGTCGACCGGGCCGACCACGAGCGGCTGCTCGCGCTCATGGCCGAGGCGGCCGCCCGCTTCGGCGTGGCGGTGCATGCCTACGTGCTGATGGACAATCACTTCCATCTGCTGGCCACGCCCGGCACCGACACCGGGCTGCCGCAGTTCATGCAATCGGTCGGGCGCAGCTACGTGCGCTACTTCAACGACCGGCACGGCCGCAGCGGCACCTTGTGGGAAGGGCGCTACAGGTCCACGCTGATCCAGACCGACCGCTATCTGCTGACCTGCATGGCGTACATCGATCTCAATCCGGTCCGCGCGGGCATGGTGCCGGATGCGCGCGACTTCCCCTGGTCCAGCCATGCCCACTACGCGGGCCTGCGGCACGACAAGCTGCTGACGCCGCATCCGCTCTACTGGGAGCTTGGCAACACGCCGTTCGCCCGCGAAGCCGCCTACGTCGAACTCGTGCGCGCCGGCGTGCGGGCCGCGGACCAGGGCACGCTGACCGACGCGACGCTGCGCGGCTGGGCGGCGGGCGACGCCGACTTCCTCGCGTCGCTCCAGAAGTCGACCGAGCGGCGCGTGAGCAAGACCAAGGCCGGACGGCCTCCCTCGACGCCGGCCCCATAA